The Erigeron canadensis isolate Cc75 chromosome 1, C_canadensis_v1, whole genome shotgun sequence genome segment aaggTGCACACCAGGTGTTTGTGAAATGTCCCCAGTGAAACCCAAAAAGCATAATGCTAAAGATAGGGGCCCTAAAAAGATGCTACTAAGAATAAGGTATCTAATACGGTCACGAAGCTCCCACGTGTTTTAAGAAGTTCAAAATCAGATTCAAGTGATGTGCATGGGGTCGCTATAGAAGTTTTGGCAGATTCAGGTGACTCTGTTGAATTAGTAAAAGAACCTACACTTGTGGCTAAGAAACATGGATGTGAGGATACTGATCAGGTGGAAAGTGTTGAACCACTAAACGAGATGGAAAATGTTAATAATGGGAAGAATAAAGCTGATAGGACTGATAAGAATGTAAAGGTGGCTGATGCTAATGAAAAGGCCACAAATCAGGAGAATGTCCAGAATGCTGAGGACGTGCCTAAAATGTCTTATGCTAGTGCACTTCAAACTGAAAAACAGGTTCGCAAAGTTAATTTTAGGCTTTTGGAATCACAATCTGAGATTGAAGGGGCTGATGTTGTTATTCCATTGGCATCGGCTGTGGAGGTTTCCTCGAGGTTTGAGAATACTTTGTATGGATATTTTCTCGGTAAAAGGCTTGCATTTCCCATTGTTGAAAACTACGTAAATAATTCTTGGGCAAAGTTTGGGATTTCAAGAGTAATGATGAACTCCATGggattctttttctttaaattccAGACTAAGAAGGGAATGGAGCAGGTTCTAGAACATGGTCTATGGATGATAAGGTCCATACCGATATTGCTGAATATATGGACTCCTGATGCTTCTTTGACAATACAGGAAATCACTAATGTCCCTGTGTGGATTAAATTGCACAATGTGCCGTGTGCTGCCTATACAGAAGACGGGTTGAGTATGGTGGCCTCGAAAATTGGTAAGCCAATAATGTTGGATTCATATACTAGTTCTATGTGTGTGGACTCTTGGGGACGTACCAACTATGCCAAGGCTCTTGTGCAAATTGATTCATCGATGGATTTTAAGGATAGCTTGATAACTGTTGTGCCTAGTTTGAATGGGAAGGATCACACCAAGGAAGTGGTCAATGTAGAGTATGAGTCGCGCCTTCTACGATGTTTTACATGTAAAATCTTTGGACATAATGACGCTCAATGCCCTAAGATGGTGAAACTTGTACCTACTACAAAGGAGAATGATGATTTTATTGAGGTTGCTCGTCAGAAAGGAAAAAGGAAAAGTGGGCAGACTAATGGAAAGCAGATTGTGGGgatcaaaatatcaaaaccaGATTTTCAATATCGAGTTAAGCAACCTTTTAACTCCAATACTTCACAATGGCCAACAAAAGGCTAAGCAACATGATCATACGGGCCTTTTACTTCTCAAGTTCATGTAGAAGAGTCCATCAAGACTCataattctttttcttctcttcaaGATAATGTTCAAGGGGTGCATGATGTTCGAAATGATGTTGGGGACAATGTAATTGAACGGGTTAAACCAGATAGGAAAAAAGAAGAGTATCGATTTAGTAAAGATCCAAAAGTTATAACTACGATATTTGATGCCAATAGTGATGACGAGGAGGTTGAAAATATATTCGATGAGTTAGGGGCTTATATGGATACGGAAATAGGAGCAAGCACTCCTATTGACCATGTTTCCAATGTTTAATCTTGTCGCATGGAATGTTAGGGGGATAAACCAACCTCCTAAACAAAAAGAGGTTCGTCAGGTGGTGTCGGAGAATCAATTAGCTGTTTGTGCCATTTTAGAGTCTCACATTAAACCGGTTTATGTGGAGAAGCTTTGCTCTAAAGTGttatggaattggaattggatgACGAATGGTAACCTTTGCAACAAGGTTTCGCGTATTGTGCTTGGGTGGAATCCTGATTTGGCTGATGTTATGCTTCTATCTCAGTTCGACCAGGTAATTCATACACAAATCTGCATAAAAGCTGATAAGAGGGTTGTTATGTGTTCATTTATTTATGCCCACAATGTTTATACCCAAAGACGTGCTCTATGGAATGATTTGGCTAGGCGCAAGGTTTTTATTGGTGACAAGTCAGGGTGTTTGCTTGGAGACTTTAATGCAACCTTAATTTGGAAGATAAAGCTTCTGGTCCTTCtaatatagatatatctatGAGGGAGTTTAAAGAATGTGTCGATAATATTCAAGTGATGGATGTGAATAAAGTGGGTCTTCATTATACCTGGACTCAAAAACCAAGAGGTGCTAATGGTGTCTTAAAGAAGATTGACAGGATTATGGCGAACCTTGTGTTTAATCAGGTTTTTGTTGGAACAACGGCGGTGTTTCAACCCTATCGTAATTCTGATCACTCTCCAGCTGTGCTCAAGATACCGATGCAATCTAGGTTTAAGCCAAAACCTTTCAAGTTCTCAAATGTTCTTGTAAAAAATCCCAAGTTTCATGATATTGTTTTGGATACGTAGAGTATGGATATTGTTGGTGTTCCTATTTATCGTGTAGTTAAGAAATTAAAGGCTTTAAAGAAGCCATTTCGGAAGCTTTTGTTTGATGGCGGGAACATTCATAATCTGGTTTGTCTATTGCGTGTGGATTTAGATTAGGCGCAAAAAGCTCTAGATAAAGACCCGTTTAATCCTATACTTAGAGAGAAAGAAGCTTCATTTTTGCAAGCCTTTAATGAAGCTTTGTTGAATGAAGAGAGATTCTTAAAACAAAAGGCAAAGATTGAATGGTTAAAAGTGGGGGATTCTAACTCGGCGTACTTCCATAAGGTTGTAAAGAGCCGAACTGCTCGGAATAGAATAGATTTTGTTACTGATTCTGATGGCAATATTGTAGATGGCAATGACCTACATTCGACTTTTCTTAATCATTACATGGATTTTCTTGGAAAACCGGGTATAACTACTCCTCTTACCTCTGATTTGTTTCAAGTTAAACTAGCACAGGAAACGGCTGATTATATGGTGCGAGAGATTAGTAATCAGGAGGTCAAGGAAGCTATGTTCTCTATGGGTAATGACAAATCTCCAGGACCTGATGGATTTTCTACAATGTTTTTTAAAGAAGCTTGGAATGTGATTGGTTCTGATGTTGTAGATGCCATTAAGGATTTCTTCAGCTCGGGGAAATTGTTAAAAGAGTTAAATCACATAATCATTTCACTTCTCCCGAAGGTTAAAAACCCTTCACTAGTGACTGATTATAGACCCATTTCTTTGTGTAATGTTCTTCTGAAGTGTATCACAAAGATTATAGCTAACCGGCTTAAAAATTCGCTTGGGGACCTTGTTAGTGTTAACCAGTCAGCCTTTATACCCGGTAGAAGAATTTCCGATAATATCCTCCTGACTCATGAAATCATGCATAACTATCATTTAGATAGAGGTAGACCTCGTTGTGCTTTTAAGGTTGACATACAAAAAGCTTATGATACCGTTGATTGGGTTTTTCTGAAAAACATTCTTGTTGGGTACGGTTTTCATGAAAAAATGGTCTCGTGGATTATGGAATGTGTTGCTTCTACCTCGTTCTCTATTAGTATTAATGGTAATTTGTATGGATTTTTTAGAGGTAAAAGGGGTTTGCGGCAGGGTGACCCTTTGTCACCTTATTTGTTCACTTTGGTCATGGAGGTTTTGACTCTTATATTGAAGCGTAATGTTGAGTAGTTCGACTCATTCAGGTATCATCTTCGTTGTGATACTCTAAATCTGTCAATCTCTGTTTTGCCGTCGATCTATTCATATTTTCTTATGCTGATGTGGATTCGGTTAGGGTGATATCTAATGCTCTTGATgaatttaaaaatgtttctggttTGGCTACTAGCATTCCTAAAAGCACAACATACTTTGCCAACGTTATGAATCATGTCAAGATTTTTATCCTTCAAATTTTACCATTTCAGGAGGGTAGGCTGCCTGTGAAATATCTTGGTGCTCCTTTAGTGTCGACCAGATTAATGGCAAGAGACTGTAAGGAACTCAttgagaaaattaaaaaaagaagtttCTTTCCTTTGCAGGTCGACTTTAGCTTATTCAATCAGTTCTTTCTTCATTATATGTGTACTGGTCTTCTGTCTTTATTCTCTCTACCCGTGTTATTAAAGAGATTGAGCAGATTGTTCGTGGGTTCCTATGGTGCCAAGGTCCCATGACAAGAGGAAAATCAAAAGTTGCATGGGACTCGGTATGTATTCCTAAAGACGAAGGAGGCTTAAGTATTCGCAGTATGGTTCAGTTTAATGTGGCTTTAATGTCATTTCAAATTTGGAGTATACTAACACATAAAGAATCGTTATGGGTTCGTTGGATTCATACATATAAGTTAAGGGGTAAGAACTTTTGGGATGTTACTTGTACTGGAAATATGTCATGGGGATGGAGGAAAATACTTCAAATTCACCCTTTGATCAGAAGGTTTATGTGGTATAAAGTGGGAGATGGGAATTCAGTGTCGGCTTGGTATGACAATTGGTGTACGCATAGTCCTTTAGCAGAGCATTTAACTGCCAGGATGATTTCTCGAGCCGGTTACAATTCGTCTACTAAAGTTGTTGATCTGATCTCTAATGGTTCGTGGACTTGGCCTAGAAGCTGGAATAACAAATTTCCTAACGCAAGCATACCAAGTATTGATTCTAATGCTATGGATGTCGTATTTTGGAAAGATAGAAATGTTGTTGATCATCATTATTCAGTTGGAATTGTTTGGGACGATATTCGTGTTAGGGAGCCAAAGGTGCCTTGGTGTCATGTGGTCTGGTTTAACCATAATATTCCAAAGCATGCATTTCTTATTTGGCTCGTTATTAAGGGCAAACTGAAAACTCAGGATCAACTCAGATCATGGGAGCTAAATGGAGTTTCTCAAGATGAGCTTGTTTGTTCACTGTGCAAGATGGAACCTGATTCACATtcacatttatttttttgaatgttCCTTTAGCACACAGGTTTGACTAGAGGTTCAAAGGAAAGCAGCAATCCAACAACTACCTATATATTGGAATTTGTTATTGACGAGTCAAATTTTAGCAAGTGGTACCCGTTCTATGGATAATATTGTTACAAGACTTGTATTGGCTGCCTCAACATATTTCTTATGGCAAGAGAGAAACAACCGGTtatttaaaaagaagaaaaggtcGGAAGCGCAACTTGGGATGTCTATTATTAATACCGTGAGGTTAAAGTTAATGACATTCCGATTTAGGAAGACTAGAAGAGTAGAAAGATTCCTAACTGCTTGGGAACTTCCATTTACTTTAGTTAATTAAGCTTAACTCATTTGTATCATGGTGGATGCTTGTATTTGTTAGCTTGTAACGTGACTAAATGGTGGTACTTGGTCttggtatttttattttttatggtgCTCGATGTGCATGAATTTGTAATAGTCGTTCTAGTAACTCAGCTAGACACCTGAATTTTAATTATGGGTAATATAATTCTAACCAgggaaacttaaaaaaaaaaaaaaaaaaaaaaaaactacaaaattGTACGTACTATTTTTAAAACGTGTTAATAGAAAGTAGCTTTGTATTGAAGCTAACATTCTGAGGCATTCAGCTTATACCTCACGCAGACATCGCTTACTTACTATATAAACCCTCCTTAAACATTCATTCTTTCCAGTACGAAAAACCGTTTTCTCTCTGAATTGATCAATCGAGGTACAAACCCtgctttcttttttctttccccTGCTTAGAATATTCActatttacttttactttttcttctttaattaccacagtaattatttaattagtttatttcaATTATGATATTTAGTGGAGACTTTGTTGGGTGTATAATGTAGGTAGGTATTCTGAATTCTAAATTACACCTGACCTCTTTACCACATTGTAGATGGTTGTGAATTAATTTAGAATTTTGTTGATAATATGCAGGTGTAATTTAATTGAACAATGGAACGAATTCCGCAAAGACAATTGTTTGGTGCTGCAATTTCCTCTAATTTCCCTCTTAGGTTTCaggttttgttttatttctttccttttttgtaTCTGTATTTTAGAAtgtaatatatgtatgtttacataatatttttttattttttctttactaataatgatattatgtttatttttggatGGCAGGATGTGAGTAATATCCGCGAAGTTCCTGATCACCAGGTTGGTTTGTTTCTTCCTGTTCGTTTTCGTTctcaattgtttttttttttttttaatttgtttttttctaattgggtttttttgttgttttgattAGGAGGTGTATGTGGACCCAGACCGTGACGAGAGCCTAATAATCGAGCTACTAGAGATGAAAAATGAGGTTGCAGACAATGCAAGTGCTACTTGGTTTCTTCAAGACCTTGCTTCTGAACAAAGCGCCGAGGGCAACATTGTATGGCCACTTTCTTTATTACTTACATACATTCCGAATACTTGATTTGCTTGCAACTATGCTACACTGCCTTTATTAGTAGTTACATTGACATAACATAGAtatcaccaaaaaaaaaaaaatttgttttgttttgtttaggtGACTGAACAGTCTGCAGTATTCGAAGCTCAACAATTATCATACAGAAACATGCCTTCTGTCATCAATACTGCGACCGCCCAAATGGTAAACAACATACCGACTTTGATTGATATATTTTGAGTAAAATGCATACTTTGTAATGAtgctaataataatataatatgaagtTGCAAGTGGAACCATAAAATTTACTTCTTCTGGAAAACCAAGTAACTATGATAGACAAATAACTGTTTTTTGGAAGACCATAGATGATAGACatgtaaacaaaatacaaatggAATCAATCTTTGAGTCGCTATCTTTTCATACGCGTTCATGTCATTTTTTGCAATTTGTATAGGCTATCTCCAAGGGACGCCAAGGAAGAGAAGCACAGAATCTTGTGAAGGTATACTTGGCCAATTTAAGACTCAAAGGAGTTCAAACAGATTTACTCATTACTGCGTATGAGCCCGTCTTCATAAGGTATGCATGTTGTAATGTTTAGTATTGGGTTTTATTAGCTCATGAATCAAATAATTGACATTGTGTTTGTGCTTGTGTGTGTTGGGTTGCAGTCCTTTAAGTGAAAGTGCTAACTCGGTTGGAGCTGGTGCAACTGTACCTGCTGCAGAGTCAGGACGGACACCCATGGCTGATGTTTTTAAACAAGCGGTTTCTACATTTATCATCAACGACTGGAACCTGTTTGGTGCTTCTGCGGCCATTTGAAAAAACACTTTTGGTGGTCATTGAGTGTTTATTTTCATATTAGGAGTCAATATCTTAGTTTTTTCCATTTGGTTCCATTGAGTTCCATGGTTCATGCTCTTTATAGGTCTAGGTTATTATGAGCTTTGCCAGTATGCCCTCCTATGTTATCAGATATTTGCTTCAACTGAACTATCATTAGAATGAAATGGTGCTATTGGTATTCCATATTAAGTTtcattatttaaaatgttatatttttggTGTTAGTGTTACATACATGGATATAGAAGTAGAATATCAATGTTTAGTCTGTCACAAACACAGACAGGAAATTCAGTAAATCGCTGCGCTCTTTATCATCTGATTGTTGAGGGGTTTGATTTATGAAAGAGAACGGTATGGAGAGGGGGATGAAGCGTTAGGATGTGCCTTACCCACAGGAGAATGGGGAAGCCACGACAGTTGCTTTGTGACCAGCATGCAGAAAGGGGAAGCCGGTTGCAGGAGCGAGAAGAGGCAGTGGTGGACCCGCTTCGATATGAATTTTCTAATTGGGTTGAGCGATGAGGGTGTGATGGAGACCAAAAACTTGTGCGACTAAGTATGACCATATCATGTTTTTATGAAATTTGAGTGGGAAGGCGTGTTGCCAACTTGGCGATATGTGAGACCCTTTACCATACCATTTAATGAAGTTCCAATCAACATAATTTCATATGACTTCCTTGTTATCATTATGAATAATGTCGGATAACCTGATAGAAATTTAGATATATCTTTTCAGAACCATAAACTATCAATGCTTGGGTATTGAGTACTTCTGAAATCCCTTTATTAATCCATTTTCTACgctataaatgtaaaaagtgaGACTCGAATCCAGATGGTATATCTCAAGGTCATTAATGGGTTTGCCTATGAATAAAAATTCTGATATTTACAGATGGTTGATAGAATTTCATAGGCTCTCTACTAAAACAATATCAAAGAGAAACACACTTGTAAGTTATAATCGAGAAAAAGAGTGCCACattcatatcatataaaaatactaaacatcaaatacataaataaacatgGGCAAAGGATAATGGTACATGAACATCTTTATGGAATAGTTAGCTTATTATGTTCGTTAAATCTAAAAAGTTGTTCGAATGAGTCGATAACATTCTAAATGAATATTGTTTAGGCATCACGGTCTCTTTTGCATTCATGAGGCATTTTAGGAAACCGTTTGCGATCAGTACAATAGTTGTAAATTGTGACTTTTCTACGAACCCAACGTAGACGACGCCATTGGTAATCATCAAGATCAAGATATTTCTTCTGATCCCACCAATGTTTTCCTTGTGTTGCACAATATCTGGCATTCACAGACGCTTGGCAACCATCGATATGGAAGTCCTTGTATGCAGCCACAAAAGGTGCCTTGGACCAGTCGGTTTTCTCCAACCCACCCCTTGTTGCCCAGTCATCCGCATTCCACAAACTCGAGTATATCTTCATGGGCTGATCAAATGGGAACCGAACTCCCAAATGTTTGCTATTCTTAAACACCCTTATTGGAATGTCATCAACAAAAAACCTGAAAAATATTAGTAAGAGTAAACTCTAAGGTTAGTTAGTTACTGGCCGGCCTAAAGTATTGTTTAGGTTGCAAGTTTGGAATATAAAGATTAATGTATAACTTACACAATCTGGTGGACATTCCACAGGACTGAGTAGGAATGGAAATCTTTGGTAGGATCAAACCAGAGGTAAATGCGTTGCTCCCGGTCACCTTTGCCCCCGGTGAACACGTTCGTTTGTAGAATGTATGGCTGTCCTGTCCTGTTCCCTAAGAACTCGAAGTCTATTTCATCATGCTCTGCATTTTGTGATGCCAACTGCAATTTCAGTCAATTCCATTATCTAGTTAgcttcataaaaaaatttatattatacaatTATGCGTTCTGCTGCATAGCGCGGGTATGAAGTATCCTCTTTATACACAAGAGATACATACATAAAAGGCGGTGACAGTGCCAGCAGAATCTCCGGGAACCATTTTAATTCGCATACTAAAATGGCCAAAGAGGTATGTGCCCTTGGATTGGAAACCTGTTCCGGTGTATTTGTCGAGTATGAGTTGGATGTCTGAACCACCGTTGAAGTACTTAATGTGGTCGAACGCCCAAGTGGGCATATAGTTCTTCCCAAAAGGCACCGGTACCGGCTTTTTTGGAGCGGCTCCGATCACACCATGCATAAGAAGTACCACCACcatcatataaacataagtcCACACTCCTTCCCAtcctttttgacccatttcttcTGCTCCCAATCACCCTGTCACAAATTAACAACAAAAGCATTATTCATataccatgtatatatatatgtcacttCTATCTCAATtaaatcattttcatatatactaATACAATAGGATATGTACATATGAATGCTAAACCCATATCTTACCATTTAGAGTGAAATGTTGTTCATGACAATTAGcttttataaacttaaataaaataggaccataacaaattaacaactaAACAAAGTACTCAttgattatattaatatatactcgtattaaagAAGAAGATTCACAAACACCTGTTTTATTCAAATCGCATGCATTACAAATTACATAAAAAGTGACAAGTATATTACAAGCACCAACcaagtttatgtatatatatactcaacTTGTTCCACAACAAATACTATATATGATGATCACTCAAATCAAATGTGATGATAAATCGTTCATACTTATGTTTACAAATAGAAAGATTAAGATTAATAAGCTTACCTCAAATAGGAGGAAAGCTAGCTAGGATTAGTCCTCTACTTGATATCTCCTTAATCAATTTGCCAAATGCTAAGACTCTAGGTGAGTGTACGTAGCTAATCAAAATgtcctattatatatatactcattataCAAGGCTAGCTAGTCTACTTCCGAAGCCAGGTCTTACCTGGCCACCGCcaaccaatttatatacttttattatatttaataatccATTAACACATTTGGTTTGTATATGTTATGGATTGTGataaacatgtaaaaaaaatctcaaatagTATTTTTGTattccattatttttttttactttttactagCAAAATCCTTTATATTTTTATCTCATTCCAATAATATCAAGATTTGCATTTTCAATTTGTTACTCAATATAATTAACATCGTTATCGTTTACGTTCAATAAAAATGTGACACCCTATTAAACCTTTGTTGGCCGATGTTAGTCATTCTCTAGTCTCTACCATCGTACGCTTACCCCCTGTCACAGCTCTCAAAACTTCCCAAAGTCGTTAGAAAATAAACGAatagtaagtatatatgtaaacatacaatgtagtttttttttatggattttgggTCTTAATACATCGACAACAGAGTATAAGGAGATtgagatataaaaataaacGAACATATCATGCATAAGTATACAATTGATAAACATCTTTTTGATAATTTCTCCAATAATATTTAATctattttatgatattatataccGTTGAACGTAGATTATACATGATGTAATTGACCATCATCCATCATGTGACTTGcttcctttcttctttctttaaaCTAAACCATACTTCAAATGTTGGTATTTGagattgatttatatattagtttttaacTAAAAGGTATAAGTTAAATTATGGGGTCTTTTATATCCGTGCACACATATTTATGTTCTCACACACGTGAGTTTGACAATTATATTCGCAACAATATCAATATCATATCTGTCTGTGAACCAAAAATTCAATATTGTCATGCGAGCAACCGggataaattaaagaaatttaatCAGATATcatttaattacttaattatgaATTTGCTTTTGTAAGTACTAAGTATTTGTGTATTTTTGCTAAATGTTTAAACATTAAATAGAGAATATATTTAGTACTTCCTATTTAGgtcaagtggttgagcacctgCCTTACAAGCAGTAGGTCTTGGGTTTAATACTTGGGAAGTACaagaagtctttctatgaaggcttggcttgggtatacccagatTTAAGTCTGAGTTggcagagtttacccctattgatcgtcgtgccttcgggcggattagtaggggttttttccccatcgggtatttgaaataggcatttctacttcgagtgagTTCTCTAGCGcagacccggttaaaacaacgtatgttagacctcccgttgtcgaatcgcgacacgaagttctcaagcgaaattcgcctttaaaaaaaaatatagagaatatattttaaaataaaaaggttaacTATAACTCGTAGTGAACAAAATCCAATATTTTTTCAAAGAAATCTCAAATTTCTCATTCA includes the following:
- the LOC122584789 gene encoding ran guanine nucleotide release factor, whose amino-acid sequence is MERIPQRQLFGAAISSNFPLRFQDVSNIREVPDHQEVYVDPDRDESLIIELLEMKNEVADNASATWFLQDLASEQSAEGNIVTEQSAVFEAQQLSYRNMPSVINTATAQMAISKGRQGREAQNLVKVYLANLRLKGVQTDLLITAYEPVFISPLSESANSVGAGATVPAAESGRTPMADVFKQAVSTFIINDWNLFGASAAI
- the LOC122585895 gene encoding probable xyloglucan endotransglucosylase/hydrolase protein B, whose translation is MGQKGWEGVWTYVYMMVVVLLMHGVIGAAPKKPVPVPFGKNYMPTWAFDHIKYFNGGSDIQLILDKYTGTGFQSKGTYLFGHFSMRIKMVPGDSAGTVTAFYLASQNAEHDEIDFEFLGNRTGQPYILQTNVFTGGKGDREQRIYLWFDPTKDFHSYSVLWNVHQIVFFVDDIPIRVFKNSKHLGVRFPFDQPMKIYSSLWNADDWATRGGLEKTDWSKAPFVAAYKDFHIDGCQASVNARYCATQGKHWWDQKKYLDLDDYQWRRLRWVRRKVTIYNYCTDRKRFPKMPHECKRDRDA